One Mycolicibacterium crocinum DNA window includes the following coding sequences:
- the rpsC gene encoding 30S ribosomal protein S3, translated as MGQKINPHGFRLGITTDWKSRWYADKQYADYVKEDVAIRRLLATGLERAGIADVEIERTRDRVRVDIHTARPGIVIGRRGTEADRIRADLEKLTGKQVQLNILEVKNPESQAQLVAQGVAEQLSNRVAFRRAMRKAIQSAMRQPNVKGIRVQCSGRLGGAEMSRSEFYREGRVPLHTLRADIDYGLYEAKTTFGRIGVKVWIYKGDIVGGKRELSAAAPAADRPRRERPSGTRPRRSGASGTTATSTEAGRAASEETAESAVPVTTEAPAVEPAAETTES; from the coding sequence GTGGGCCAGAAAATCAACCCCCACGGCTTCCGGCTCGGTATCACCACCGACTGGAAGTCCCGGTGGTACGCCGACAAGCAGTACGCGGATTACGTCAAGGAAGACGTGGCGATCCGCCGGCTGCTGGCCACGGGTCTGGAGCGCGCCGGCATTGCCGACGTGGAGATCGAGCGCACCCGTGACCGGGTTCGCGTTGACATCCACACCGCGCGCCCGGGCATCGTGATCGGTCGTCGTGGCACCGAGGCCGACCGCATCCGCGCCGACCTGGAAAAGCTGACGGGCAAGCAGGTTCAGCTGAACATCCTCGAGGTGAAGAACCCCGAGAGCCAGGCCCAGCTGGTCGCCCAGGGTGTCGCCGAGCAGCTGAGCAACCGGGTGGCGTTCCGCCGCGCGATGCGCAAGGCCATCCAGTCGGCCATGCGGCAGCCCAACGTCAAGGGCATCCGGGTGCAGTGCTCGGGTCGCCTCGGCGGCGCCGAGATGAGCCGCTCGGAGTTCTACCGCGAAGGCCGTGTGCCGCTGCACACCCTGCGCGCCGACATCGATTACGGACTGTACGAGGCCAAGACCACGTTCGGCCGCATCGGCGTGAAGGTGTGGATCTACAAGGGCGACATCGTGGGTGGCAAGCGTGAGCTGTCCGCCGCCGCACCTGCCGCCGACCGTCCGCGCCGCGAGCGTCCGTCGGGCACCCGCCCGCGCCGCAGCGGTGCGTCAGGCACCACCGCGACGAGCACCGAAGCCGGTCGCGCCGCCAGTGAAGAGACCGCAGAGTCTGCGGTTCCCGTCACCACGGAGGCGCCGGCCGTCGAGCCCGCCGCTGAAACCACGGAGAGCTAA
- the rplP gene encoding 50S ribosomal protein L16: MLIPRKVKHRKQHHPKQRGIASGGTSVTFGDYGIQALEHAYITNRQIESARIAINRHIKRGGKVWINIFPDRPLTKKPAETRMGSGKGSPEWWVANVKPGRVLFELSYPNEQTAREALTRAIHKLPIKARIVTREEQF, from the coding sequence ATGCTTATTCCCCGTAAAGTCAAGCACCGCAAGCAACATCACCCCAAGCAGCGTGGTATTGCCAGCGGTGGCACGTCGGTGACGTTCGGTGACTACGGCATCCAGGCACTGGAGCACGCCTACATCACCAACCGGCAGATCGAGTCCGCTCGTATCGCCATCAACCGGCACATCAAGCGTGGCGGCAAGGTGTGGATCAACATCTTCCCCGACCGCCCGCTGACCAAGAAGCCCGCCGAAACCCGTATGGGTTCCGGCAAGGGTTCGCCCGAGTGGTGGGTGGCCAACGTCAAGCCTGGCCGCGTGCTGTTCGAGCTGAGCTACCCCAACGAGCAGACTGCTCGTGAAGCTCTGACCCGTGCGATCCACAAGCTGCCGATCAAGGCACGCATCGTGACCCGAGAGGAGCAGTTCTGA
- the rpmC gene encoding 50S ribosomal protein L29, which translates to MAVGISAGELRELTDEELTDKLRESKEELFNLRFQMATGQLDNNRRLRTVRQEIARIYTVLRERELGLAAGPAGEEA; encoded by the coding sequence ATGGCTGTTGGCATCAGCGCCGGCGAACTGCGTGAGCTCACTGACGAAGAGCTGACCGACAAGCTGCGGGAATCCAAGGAAGAGCTGTTCAACCTGCGCTTCCAGATGGCCACCGGGCAGCTGGACAACAACCGCCGGCTTCGCACCGTGCGTCAGGAGATTGCGCGCATCTACACCGTGCTGCGCGAACGTGAACTGGGTCTGGCCGCCGGACCCGCTGGTGAGGAAGCGTAA
- the rpsQ gene encoding 30S ribosomal protein S17 has protein sequence MADTKGPKHTERTEEARGRRKTVIGYVVSDKMQKTIVVELESRKSHPLYGKIIRTTTKVKAHDENGDAGIGDRVSLMETRPLSASKRWRLVEVLERAK, from the coding sequence ATGGCAGATACAAAGGGCCCCAAGCACACTGAGCGCACCGAAGAGGCGCGCGGCCGTCGCAAGACGGTCATCGGCTACGTGGTCAGCGACAAGATGCAGAAGACCATCGTGGTCGAGCTCGAATCCCGCAAGAGCCACCCGCTCTACGGCAAGATCATCCGGACCACGACGAAGGTCAAAGCGCACGACGAGAACGGTGACGCCGGTATCGGCGACCGGGTCTCCCTGATGGAGACCCGCCCGCTGTCGGCGTCCAAGCGCTGGCGTCTCGTCGAGGTTCTCGAGCGCGCCAAGTAA
- a CDS encoding cellulose biosynthesis cyclic di-GMP-binding regulatory protein BcsB has protein sequence MRVGMPVVKSGGLVKFGATVGVVAAMLWSAPWAAAEPEPVPTDPAPVEPAPTVATGGEVITAPTLSLVDLGVNPVLSFYGGTSSTSLSFPVPPGLAPEALNATLDLPFAVRSGLISVTQGDKLIGKLPLPTADLSPVVIPLAGAQVVDNVATVTLTLASVPDDGYCLDRLNPVDLIDGSVAFSGAEAVPATVADFLPPLLRRLTIGVPANPSMAESDAAVQLATSLTKKYGNQAPDVQIVPLPDGATAVPTPSLPLERQIVVKEGSDESISLEGAGGVPQLLITGPASNLTNDTRLLSDGGLNLAVSPRVVPEQLSSGRRPQTIGGLVTVGQLNQGSLTAAGNSPGVTISLDQTKFGHPVQGVRVHVVGTYTPLPNTFGAQLTATVNGEQIDSWAADSAGTIDRWISVPDRLLTRYTDVQISLNTTGNTGGCNDDRSLNLKINGNSVIESSQASPPIPAGFGSLPQSLLPVVKVGIGSDRFADTVRASQITIGLQRLSSLALRTSVTSFEEARKSQDPAILISADGWTDKSIPLPVSTNERRITLEGTPEEGPTVLNLDPGIQFGSLQTVFDGHRSLLIATSNGAPQQLDDLLGWLNADRSRWPQLRGTAIVAIPGRAPALVAGRTPMSAYGPVEPAADQDAAPAGRYRYDPAWWVAAGVVGLAAAGVLAIILTARRPQDNTGGHRRDS, from the coding sequence GTGAGGGTTGGCATGCCGGTGGTGAAGTCGGGGGGCTTGGTCAAGTTCGGGGCGACCGTCGGGGTGGTCGCCGCAATGCTGTGGTCAGCGCCATGGGCGGCGGCCGAGCCCGAGCCTGTGCCCACGGATCCGGCGCCTGTCGAGCCTGCGCCCACCGTGGCGACCGGCGGCGAGGTGATAACGGCCCCGACGCTGTCGTTGGTCGACCTGGGCGTCAACCCGGTGCTCTCGTTCTACGGCGGTACCAGCTCGACGTCGCTGTCGTTCCCGGTGCCGCCGGGGTTGGCTCCCGAGGCCCTGAACGCGACTCTCGATTTACCGTTCGCCGTTCGTAGCGGTCTGATCTCGGTGACGCAGGGCGACAAGCTGATCGGCAAGCTGCCCCTGCCGACCGCGGACCTGTCGCCGGTCGTCATTCCGCTGGCCGGGGCCCAGGTGGTGGACAACGTCGCCACCGTGACGCTCACGTTGGCGTCGGTACCCGACGACGGATACTGCCTGGACCGGCTCAACCCGGTCGATCTCATCGACGGTTCGGTCGCGTTCAGCGGTGCCGAGGCGGTACCGGCCACCGTGGCCGACTTCCTTCCGCCGCTGCTCCGCCGACTGACCATCGGCGTGCCCGCGAACCCGTCGATGGCCGAATCGGATGCCGCCGTCCAGTTAGCCACCAGTCTGACCAAGAAGTACGGCAATCAGGCACCCGACGTTCAGATCGTTCCGCTGCCCGACGGGGCCACGGCGGTGCCCACTCCCTCGCTCCCGCTGGAGCGTCAGATCGTCGTCAAAGAGGGCTCCGACGAAAGCATTTCACTCGAAGGCGCCGGAGGTGTCCCGCAACTGCTGATCACCGGGCCGGCCAGCAACCTGACCAACGACACCCGGCTGCTCAGCGACGGCGGCCTGAACCTTGCCGTCTCGCCGCGGGTCGTCCCGGAGCAGCTCAGCTCCGGCCGTCGTCCGCAAACGATCGGCGGGCTGGTGACGGTTGGGCAGCTCAATCAGGGCAGCCTGACGGCGGCCGGCAATTCGCCGGGCGTGACGATCAGCCTCGATCAGACCAAGTTCGGCCACCCGGTCCAGGGCGTCCGCGTCCATGTGGTGGGCACCTACACCCCGCTGCCGAACACCTTCGGCGCGCAACTCACGGCCACCGTCAATGGTGAGCAGATCGATTCGTGGGCAGCCGATTCCGCCGGGACGATCGACCGCTGGATCAGCGTGCCCGACCGGCTGCTGACCCGCTACACCGATGTGCAGATCTCGCTGAACACCACCGGCAACACCGGCGGCTGCAACGACGATCGCTCGCTCAACCTGAAGATCAACGGCAACAGCGTGATCGAGAGCAGTCAGGCGTCGCCGCCGATACCGGCCGGGTTCGGCTCGCTGCCGCAGTCACTGCTGCCGGTGGTCAAGGTCGGCATCGGATCGGATCGGTTCGCCGACACCGTGCGGGCCAGCCAGATCACCATCGGATTGCAGCGGCTGAGCTCGCTGGCGCTGCGCACGTCGGTGACGTCGTTCGAGGAGGCGCGCAAGAGTCAGGATCCGGCGATCCTGATCAGTGCCGACGGGTGGACCGACAAGTCGATTCCGTTGCCGGTCAGCACCAATGAGCGCCGCATCACGCTGGAGGGGACGCCCGAGGAGGGGCCGACGGTACTCAACCTCGACCCGGGCATCCAGTTCGGATCGCTGCAGACGGTGTTCGACGGCCATCGCTCGCTGCTGATCGCGACGTCCAACGGGGCGCCGCAGCAGCTCGACGACCTGCTGGGCTGGCTCAACGCCGACCGATCCCGCTGGCCGCAGCTGCGGGGCACCGCGATCGTCGCAATCCCCGGGCGGGCACCGGCTTTGGTCGCCGGACGTACGCCGATGAGTGCGTACGGTCCTGTCGAGCCGGCGGCTGATCAAGATGCCGCACCGGCCGGTCGTTATCGCTACGACCCGGCCTGGTGGGTGGCCGCCGGTGTGGTCGGTCTGGCCGCAGCCGGTGTGCTGGCGATCATCCTGACCGCCCGTCGCCCGCAGGACAACACCGGAGGGCACCGCCGCGACAGCTGA
- a CDS encoding arylsulfatase, with product MTTEFNGKIELDIRDSEADWGPYAAPTAPENAPNVLYLVWDDIGIATWDCFGGLVSMPAMSRIAERGVRLSQFHTTALCSPTRASLLTGRNATTVGMATIEEFTDGFPGINGRIPDDTALISEVLAERGYNTYCVGKWHLTPIEESSLAATRRHWPLSRGFERFYGFMGGETDQWYPELVYDSHPVEAPATPEEGYHLSKDLADKTIEFIRDSTMIAPDKPWFTYLCPGAGHAPHHVFSEWADRYSGTFDMGYERYREIVLENQKKLGIVPPDTELSAVNPYNDVTGPDGQPWPEQDTVRPWDSLSDEEKRLFTRMAEVFAGFLSYTDAQIGRVLDYLEESGQLDNTIIVVISDNGASGEGGPNGSVNEGKFFNGYIDTVEDSMRFFDELGGPTTYEHYPIGWAMAFNTPYKLYKRYASHEGGIADTAIISWPNGIAAHGEVRDNYVNVADVTPTIYELLGIGAPDTVKGITQKPLDGVSFKAALEDSAADTGKETQFYTMLGTRGIWHKGWFASSVHPASPSGWSHFDADRWELYHIENDRSQCHDLAAEHPDKLAELQKLWFSEAEKYNGLPLTDLNVGEMLGRWRPTLAGDRPRYVYYPNTAPVAMGACVNIVGRSFSVLAEVNVSSPDVRGVLFKQGAGHGGYVLFVDDGRLQFVYNFFGEDEQRVIAPDPVPLGDHILGVGYARTGTVDGSHTPLGDATLYVDGDAVATLTGVKAHPFTFGLAGGGVSVGRNLGQPVTSAYQAPFSFTGGTIAQVVVDVSGTPYVDAERELAVAFARD from the coding sequence ATGACCACGGAGTTCAACGGCAAGATCGAACTGGACATTCGCGATTCCGAGGCGGACTGGGGCCCGTACGCGGCGCCCACTGCGCCCGAGAATGCGCCCAACGTGCTGTATCTGGTGTGGGACGACATCGGCATCGCGACCTGGGACTGCTTCGGTGGGCTGGTGTCGATGCCGGCGATGTCGCGGATCGCCGAGCGTGGAGTTCGGCTGTCGCAGTTCCACACCACGGCGCTGTGTTCGCCGACCAGGGCGTCGCTGTTGACCGGCCGCAACGCGACCACGGTGGGCATGGCGACCATCGAAGAGTTCACCGACGGTTTCCCCGGTATCAACGGCCGCATTCCTGATGACACCGCGCTGATTTCGGAGGTGCTGGCCGAACGCGGCTACAACACGTACTGCGTGGGCAAGTGGCACCTCACCCCGATCGAAGAGTCCAGCCTCGCGGCGACCCGCAGGCACTGGCCGCTCTCGCGCGGCTTCGAGCGGTTCTACGGCTTCATGGGCGGCGAGACCGACCAGTGGTACCCCGAGCTGGTGTACGACAGCCACCCCGTGGAGGCGCCGGCCACCCCCGAAGAGGGCTATCACCTCTCAAAGGATCTGGCGGACAAGACAATCGAATTCATCCGCGACTCCACCATGATCGCCCCGGACAAGCCGTGGTTCACCTACCTGTGCCCAGGGGCCGGCCACGCGCCGCACCATGTGTTCTCCGAGTGGGCCGACCGCTACTCCGGAACCTTCGACATGGGCTACGAGCGGTATCGCGAGATCGTGCTGGAGAACCAGAAAAAGCTCGGCATCGTGCCGCCCGACACCGAGCTGTCCGCGGTGAATCCCTACAACGACGTCACCGGACCCGACGGCCAGCCGTGGCCGGAGCAGGACACGGTGCGTCCGTGGGATTCGCTGTCCGATGAAGAGAAGCGGCTGTTCACCCGGATGGCCGAAGTGTTCGCCGGTTTCCTGTCCTACACCGACGCCCAAATCGGCCGGGTCCTGGACTACCTGGAGGAGTCCGGGCAGTTGGACAACACCATCATCGTCGTCATCTCCGACAACGGCGCCAGCGGCGAGGGCGGGCCCAACGGGTCGGTCAACGAGGGCAAGTTCTTCAACGGTTACATCGACACCGTCGAGGACAGCATGCGCTTCTTCGACGAACTGGGCGGACCCACCACCTACGAGCACTACCCGATCGGGTGGGCCATGGCGTTCAACACGCCCTACAAGCTCTACAAGCGCTACGCCTCCCACGAAGGGGGTATCGCCGACACCGCAATCATCTCCTGGCCCAACGGAATTGCCGCCCACGGTGAAGTCAGAGACAACTACGTCAACGTCGCCGACGTCACGCCGACCATCTACGAGCTGCTGGGGATCGGCGCACCCGACACCGTGAAGGGCATCACCCAGAAGCCCCTCGACGGAGTGAGTTTCAAAGCAGCACTTGAGGATTCGGCGGCTGACACCGGTAAAGAAACCCAGTTCTACACGATGCTGGGCACCCGAGGCATCTGGCACAAGGGCTGGTTTGCCAGCAGCGTGCATCCCGCGTCGCCGTCGGGCTGGTCGCATTTCGACGCCGACCGTTGGGAGCTGTACCACATCGAGAACGACCGCAGCCAATGTCACGACCTGGCGGCCGAACACCCCGACAAGCTCGCCGAATTGCAGAAGCTGTGGTTCAGCGAGGCCGAGAAGTACAACGGCCTGCCGCTGACCGACCTCAACGTGGGGGAGATGTTGGGGCGCTGGCGGCCCACGCTGGCCGGTGACCGACCGCGCTACGTGTACTACCCGAACACCGCGCCGGTCGCGATGGGCGCGTGCGTGAACATCGTCGGCCGCTCGTTCTCGGTGTTGGCCGAGGTGAACGTCAGCAGCCCGGACGTCCGCGGTGTGTTGTTCAAGCAGGGCGCCGGGCACGGCGGCTACGTCTTGTTCGTCGACGACGGCCGGCTGCAGTTCGTCTACAACTTCTTCGGCGAGGACGAACAGCGGGTGATCGCGCCGGACCCGGTGCCGCTCGGTGATCACATCCTGGGGGTGGGCTACGCCCGGACCGGAACGGTCGACGGCAGCCACACGCCGCTGGGCGACGCCACCCTTTACGTCGACGGTGACGCGGTGGCCACGCTGACCGGTGTCAAAGCCCACCCGTTCACGTTCGGGTTGGCCGGCGGCGGGGTCAGCGTCGGCCGCAATCTCGGCCAGCCGGTCACGTCGGCCTACCAGGCACCTTTCAGCTTCACGGGAGGAACGATCGCCCAGGTGGTCGTCGACGTCTCGGGCACGCCGTACGTCGATGCGGAGCGTGAACTCGCTGTGGCCTTCGCCAGGGATTGA
- a CDS encoding formylglycine-generating enzyme family protein, with amino-acid sequence MLTELVELPGGAFRMGSTSFYPEEAPIHTVAVDAFAIERHPVTNAQFAEFVAATGHVTVAEKALDPALYPGVPQADLQPGALVFRPTPGPVNLADWRQWWDWAPGANWRAPFGPGSDIADKADHPVVQVAYPDAAAYARWAGRRLPTEAEWEYAARAGSTSAYAWGDDPTVGGKLMANTWQGRFPYRNDGALGWTGTSPVGVFPPNGFGLVDMIGNVWEWTTTRFSAHHVLEQKNGCCPPPAEPDPSISQALKGGSHLCAPEYCHRYRPAARSPQSQDTSTTHIGFRCVVSG; translated from the coding sequence ATGCTCACCGAGCTCGTCGAGTTGCCCGGCGGCGCGTTCCGGATGGGGTCGACCAGTTTCTATCCCGAAGAAGCGCCGATCCACACGGTGGCCGTGGACGCCTTCGCGATCGAACGACACCCGGTGACCAATGCGCAGTTCGCCGAATTCGTCGCTGCCACCGGGCATGTCACCGTCGCCGAGAAGGCGCTCGATCCGGCGTTGTATCCCGGGGTGCCGCAAGCGGATCTGCAACCGGGCGCGTTGGTGTTCCGGCCGACGCCAGGCCCGGTGAACCTGGCGGATTGGCGGCAGTGGTGGGACTGGGCGCCCGGTGCGAATTGGCGCGCGCCGTTCGGGCCTGGCAGCGACATCGCCGATAAGGCCGACCATCCCGTCGTGCAGGTGGCCTATCCCGACGCGGCCGCGTACGCGCGGTGGGCCGGCCGTCGGCTGCCGACGGAAGCCGAGTGGGAGTACGCGGCCCGGGCCGGCAGCACCAGCGCGTACGCGTGGGGTGATGACCCGACGGTCGGCGGAAAGTTGATGGCCAACACCTGGCAGGGCCGGTTTCCGTACCGCAATGACGGGGCGCTGGGGTGGACGGGCACCTCACCGGTGGGCGTCTTCCCGCCGAACGGGTTCGGCCTCGTCGACATGATCGGCAACGTCTGGGAGTGGACGACCACGCGGTTTTCGGCACATCACGTGCTCGAACAGAAAAACGGATGCTGCCCGCCGCCCGCGGAGCCCGACCCGAGCATCAGCCAGGCGCTCAAAGGCGGCTCGCATCTGTGCGCGCCGGAGTACTGCCACCGGTACCGCCCTGCCGCGCGGTCGCCGCAGTCACAGGACACCTCGACCACGCACATCGGCTTCCGCTGCGTGGTGAGCGGCTGA
- a CDS encoding transposase, whose amino-acid sequence MADWLATLDGLLAELAADELADIVRLTATINALTQRIGTAVQAVSPTLLALPGCGELTAAKLVGESAGITRFTSEAAFARHNGTAPIPAWSGNTAGRMRLNRTGNRQLNAALHRIAITQVGMTSSAGQAYYRKRLAGGDSSAEALRCLKRRLSRTVFNRLHADQKSRHPTNHQAAA is encoded by the coding sequence TTGGCGGACTGGCTGGCCACCCTCGACGGGCTTCTTGCCGAGCTGGCTGCAGACGAGCTGGCCGACATCGTTCGCCTCACCGCCACGATCAACGCACTGACCCAACGGATCGGGACCGCCGTGCAAGCAGTATCTCCGACCTTGTTGGCACTACCAGGCTGTGGTGAACTCACCGCAGCCAAACTGGTCGGCGAATCCGCTGGCATCACCCGCTTCACCAGCGAAGCTGCCTTCGCCCGCCACAACGGCACCGCACCCATTCCCGCCTGGTCGGGCAACACCGCTGGCCGGATGCGTCTCAACCGGACCGGCAACCGCCAACTCAACGCCGCCCTGCACCGCATCGCCATTACCCAAGTCGGCATGACCTCAAGCGCTGGACAGGCCTATTACCGAAAACGACTGGCTGGCGGTGACTCCTCAGCAGAAGCGCTGCGGTGCCTTAAACGACGTCTGAGTCGCACTGTGTTCAACCGACTCCACGCCGACCAAAAATCACGGCATCCAACCAACCACCAGGCCGCCGCTTGA
- a CDS encoding IS256 family transposase, giving the protein MTVVDKKLEREERRREQRAGVEALEASGALDELYAMIDAGEVTLEGKDGLIQQLIKAGLERGLQAELSDHLGYDKGDPEAALFPNSRNGSSAKTVATSVGDVELAIPRDRDATFTPTLVPKGSRRVGGLDDMIVSLYAGGMTVRDIEHHLASTIGTEISRETISKITDEVLEEVLAWQRRPLESFYPVIYLDAIVVKVRDGAHVRNKAAHIAVGVDMEGVKHVLGIWIQATEGAKFWAGVCAELANRGVADVLIVCCDGLTGFPEAIEATWPDSLVQTCVVHLIRAAMRFVSYTQRKAVAAALKTVYQAPDAEAARAALDAFAASDLGQANPNTVRVFEDAWERFTPFLAFPPMLRRVIYTTNAIESLNYQLRKIIKNRGHFPNDAAVVKLLWLAICNIEDKRARDRAKERGRGLGTKRTAEARLVEGQITTNWKQALAQLALAYPERINPYL; this is encoded by the coding sequence ATGACCGTGGTGGATAAGAAGCTTGAGCGTGAAGAACGTCGGCGTGAGCAGCGAGCGGGTGTAGAAGCCCTGGAGGCCTCGGGCGCTCTTGATGAGCTGTACGCGATGATCGACGCTGGCGAGGTCACTCTCGAGGGTAAGGATGGATTGATCCAGCAGCTGATCAAGGCGGGCCTGGAACGGGGGTTGCAGGCCGAGCTCAGCGATCACCTCGGTTACGACAAGGGCGATCCCGAGGCTGCGTTGTTCCCGAACTCACGCAACGGCTCGTCGGCGAAGACGGTGGCCACCAGCGTCGGCGATGTCGAACTGGCGATCCCGCGTGATCGCGACGCCACGTTCACCCCCACGCTGGTGCCCAAGGGCTCGCGCCGAGTTGGGGGGCTCGACGACATGATCGTCTCGCTGTATGCCGGCGGGATGACGGTGCGCGATATCGAGCATCACCTCGCATCGACGATCGGGACCGAGATCAGTCGCGAGACGATCTCCAAGATCACCGACGAGGTCCTCGAGGAGGTGCTGGCCTGGCAGCGTCGCCCGCTCGAATCGTTCTACCCGGTGATCTATCTCGACGCGATCGTGGTCAAGGTCCGTGACGGTGCCCATGTGCGTAACAAGGCCGCCCACATCGCCGTTGGCGTCGATATGGAGGGCGTGAAACACGTTCTGGGGATCTGGATTCAGGCCACCGAGGGCGCGAAGTTCTGGGCCGGGGTGTGCGCCGAGTTGGCCAATCGTGGTGTCGCCGACGTCCTGATCGTGTGCTGCGACGGACTGACCGGATTCCCCGAGGCGATCGAGGCGACCTGGCCAGACTCGTTGGTGCAGACCTGTGTGGTGCACTTGATCCGCGCAGCGATGCGTTTCGTGTCCTACACCCAGCGAAAGGCCGTCGCGGCCGCACTCAAAACGGTGTATCAGGCGCCCGACGCCGAGGCCGCTAGGGCGGCGTTGGACGCGTTCGCGGCCTCCGATCTCGGTCAAGCCAACCCGAACACGGTGCGGGTCTTCGAGGACGCGTGGGAGCGGTTCACTCCCTTCTTGGCGTTCCCGCCGATGCTGCGCCGGGTCATCTACACCACCAACGCCATCGAGTCGCTGAACTACCAACTGCGCAAGATCATCAAAAACCGCGGCCACTTCCCCAACGACGCGGCGGTGGTCAAGCTGCTGTGGCTGGCGATCTGCAACATCGAAGACAAACGGGCCCGCGACCGCGCCAAGGAACGCGGGCGCGGGCTCGGCACGAAACGCACCGCCGAAGCCCGCCTCGTCGAGGGCCAGATCACCACTAACTGGAAACAAGCCCTCGCCCAACTCGCCCTGGCCTACCCCGAACGAATCAACCCCTACCTCTAA
- the rplN gene encoding 50S ribosomal protein L14 has protein sequence MIQQESRLKVADNTGAKEILCIRVLGGSSRRYAGIGDVIVATVKDAIPGGNVKRGDVVKAVVVRTVKERRRADGSYIKFDENAAVIIKNDNDPRGTRIFGPVGRELREKRFMKIVSLAPEVL, from the coding sequence GTGATTCAGCAGGAATCGCGGCTCAAGGTCGCCGACAACACGGGCGCCAAGGAGATCTTGTGCATCCGTGTTCTGGGTGGCTCGTCGCGGCGCTACGCCGGCATCGGAGATGTCATCGTGGCGACCGTCAAGGACGCCATCCCCGGCGGCAACGTCAAGCGCGGTGACGTGGTCAAGGCCGTCGTGGTGCGCACCGTCAAGGAGCGTCGCCGCGCCGACGGCAGCTACATCAAGTTCGACGAGAACGCCGCCGTCATCATCAAGAACGACAACGACCCGCGAGGCACCCGCATCTTCGGCCCGGTCGGCCGTGAGCTGCGCGAGAAGCGCTTCATGAAGATCGTCTCGCTGGCCCCGGAGGTTTTGTAA
- the rplX gene encoding 50S ribosomal protein L24 codes for MKVHKGDTVLVIAGKDKGAKGKVLQAYPSRNRVLVEGVNRIKKHTAQSANERGASSGGIVTQEAPIHVSNVMVVDSDGKPTRVGVRRDEETGKNVRIAKSNGKDL; via the coding sequence ATGAAGGTCCACAAGGGCGACACCGTGCTCGTCATCGCCGGTAAGGACAAGGGCGCCAAGGGCAAGGTCCTGCAGGCCTACCCGTCCCGCAACCGCGTCCTCGTCGAGGGCGTCAACCGGATCAAGAAGCACACCGCGCAGTCGGCGAACGAGCGCGGCGCATCCTCGGGCGGCATCGTCACCCAGGAAGCTCCGATCCACGTCTCCAACGTGATGGTGGTCGACTCCGACGGCAAGCCGACCCGCGTCGGCGTTCGCCGCGACGAGGAGACCGGCAAGAACGTCCGCATCGCCAAGAGCAACGGCAAGGACCTCTGA
- the rplE gene encoding 50S ribosomal protein L5 encodes MTTAEKVQPRLKARYREEIRDALNKEFNYANVMQIPGVVKVVVNMGVGDAARDAKLINGAVNDLALITGQKPEIRKARKSIAQFKLREGMPIGARVTLRGDRMWEFLDRLVSIALPRIRDFRGLSGKQFDGHGNYTFGLAEQSVFHEIDVDSIDRPRGMDITVVTSATNDDEGRALLRALGFPFKEN; translated from the coding sequence ATGACTACCGCAGAAAAAGTTCAGCCCCGGCTGAAGGCGCGCTACCGCGAAGAGATCCGCGACGCGCTGAACAAAGAGTTCAACTACGCCAACGTCATGCAGATCCCCGGCGTGGTCAAGGTCGTCGTGAACATGGGTGTCGGTGACGCCGCCCGCGACGCCAAGCTGATCAACGGCGCGGTCAACGACCTGGCGCTGATCACCGGCCAGAAGCCCGAGATCCGCAAGGCCCGCAAGTCGATCGCACAGTTCAAGCTGCGCGAGGGCATGCCGATCGGTGCGCGGGTGACCCTGCGCGGCGACCGCATGTGGGAGTTCCTCGACCGGCTGGTGTCGATCGCCCTTCCGCGTATCCGCGACTTCCGCGGCCTGAGCGGCAAGCAGTTCGACGGCCACGGCAACTACACCTTCGGGCTCGCCGAGCAGTCGGTGTTCCACGAGATCGACGTCGACTCGATCGACCGTCCGCGCGGCATGGACATCACCGTCGTCACCTCGGCGACCAACGACGACGAAGGTCGGGCGCTGCTGCGCGCGCTGGGCTTCCCCTTCAAGGAGAACTGA
- a CDS encoding type Z 30S ribosomal protein S14: MAKKALVNKANKKPKFAVRAYTRCNKCGRPHAVYRKFGLCRICLREMAHAGELPGVQKSSW, translated from the coding sequence ATGGCAAAGAAGGCACTGGTCAACAAGGCCAATAAGAAGCCGAAGTTCGCCGTGCGGGCCTACACCCGCTGCAACAAGTGCGGACGTCCGCACGCCGTGTACCGCAAGTTCGGCCTGTGCCGAATCTGCTTGCGCGAGATGGCCCATGCCGGCGAACTGCCCGGTGTGCAGAAGTCCAGCTGGTAA